ATCTCTTAACGATTCTAAAGATTTTATTAAACGCTCATTGTCCCTTTGATGTAGGCCAATGCTCGGTTCATCTAAAATATATAGCACGCCAACTAGTTGAGAGCCAATTTGGGTGGCCAAACGAATACGCTGTGCTTCGCCACCAGAAAGTGATTTGGAACTTCTGTTTAATGATAGATAGTCTAACCCAACATCTAATAAAAATTGGATTCTAGTATTAATTTCCTTTATAATTTCTTCGGCTATCTTTAATTGATTGCCTTTTAATATTTCATCTAATTCATTAAAGAAATTTGCTAGTTCTACAATATCTAAATTGGCCAACTCAGCAATATTTTTATCTTCTATTTTAAAATAGAGCGATTCTTTTTTAAGCCGAAAACCTTCGCAAGTAGGACAAATAATTTTATCCATATACTCTTTGGCCCATCTTTTTATTGAGGTTGTAGCCGCTTCCTCAAATTGATTTTTGATGAAGTTAGAAATTCCTTCGTAATCTATTTTATAGGTTCTTTTAACTCCTAATGTTTTTGAGTCAACCTCAAAACTTTCTTTACCACCATTAAGCAATATTTGAATAGCTTCGGTCGGAATTTTTTCTATGGGGTCAGTAATCTGAAAATTATAACGTTCTGCGATTGTTTCAATCTGTTTAAATGCCCAAGATTTTTTGTAATCGCCTAAAGGTGCAATGCCACCAGCTTTAATTGATAATTTTTTGTCTGGAAAAATCTTCTTCTCATTAACTTCATAAACATGACCTAAACCACTACAGTTTGGGCACATGCCTTTTGGTGAGTTAAATGAAAATGTATTAGGCTCAGGGTTAGGGTAGGAGATACCTGTTGATGGGCACATTAAATCTCTACTAAAATACCTAGGTATATCTGTGCCTTCCTCTAAAACCATAAGTACGTTATCACCACTATACATTGCTGTATTTATGGTTTCAGATAAACGCTTATTAAAATCTTCGCTTTCAACAACTTTTAGTCGGTCAATTACAATCTCAATATCGTGAGTCTTGTAACGATCTACTTTCATGCCTTTTACAATATCTTTTACCTCACCATCAACTCTAACTTTTACAAACCCTTGCTTGGCAATTTGTTCAAATAATTCGCGATAGTGACCTTTTCTTGATTTTATTACAGGAGCTAGAATATTTATTTTTTTATCGGAATACGATTCAATAATCAAATTTTTAATCTGCTCATCGCTATAACTTACCATCTTTTCGCCGGTATTATAACTATGTGCATCTGCAGCACGCGCAAAAAGAAGTCTTAGAAAATCATAAATTTCGGTAATAGTACCAACTGTAGACCTAGGAGATTTAGAGGTTGTTTTTTGCTCAATGGCAATAACTGGAGATAATCCATCAATTTTATCAACGTCTGGTCGTTCCAATCCGCCTAAAAACTGCCTTGCATAAGCAGAAAACGTTTCAATATATCGTCTTTGACCTTCTGCATATATGGTGTCAAAAGCTAATGAGGATTTACCACTACCGGACAAGCCAGTTATTACGACTAGTTTATCTCGGGGAATGGTAACATCTATATTTTTTAGGTTATGAACGCGCGCCCCTTTAACCTCTATATTTTCTTCAAAATTAATCATGTATTCATAGCAAAGGTGCAAAAGTACGAATATGAGTGCGATTTACATATGTAATGTTATTCTTTGCAATATCATTAGCTTCGATTACTTTGAAAAAAACAAAACTATTATTTAGGTTATATGTTACTGATGTTGAAAGTGCTAAATTAATTTAGTCATATGCTTCTTAATGTCGGAGTCTGTATAAATTTGCTGAACTAATTCGCTGTAAAGACTAGTGAATTTTTCTTCATTAATTAAGTTGCCAAATATTGATTCTTGTCTTATAAAAGCTAAAGGGTCAGTGTTTGTTTTGCTTGCTGCCGCATGTAGTTGTTCTTGCGTAGCATCAATAATTTCAATCGGGTTACCGTTTTTATCTATTCCTTTATCACTGTAGTAACACCAAGCTGCAATGACTAAAGTTGCATATGTAATGCTTCCGCCTTTTGCTAAATTATCTTGAATGGTTGCAATTAAAAATTTCGGCAATTTTGCAGAACTTTCTGAGCAAATACGACTAACACTATCTTTTATATTCGGGTTTGCAAAACGTTCTTGTAAACTATCTTTATATGCAGTTAAATCTATGCCTTCTAATTTGTCTAAAACAGGAGTCGCTTCTTCGTCCATGAACGCTCGTAAATAGGTAACGAACAAATCATCTTCCATACATGCGTTAATAGTTGGGTGACCATGAATAGCTCCTAGAATACCCAATACAGAATGCCCTGCATTTAATAATCGCAGCTTCATTTTTTCGTATGGCTTTACGTCTGGTACAAACTGCACTCCAACTTTTTCGAATTCTGGTCTTCCATTAGAGAAATTATCTTCAATGACCCATTGTATAAAAGGCTCACAAGTTACTGGCCATTCGTCTTTTACATTATAAGTACTTTCTAAATAATCAATATCTGCTTGAGTAGTAACCGGAGTAATTCGATCTACCATGCTATTAGGGAAGCCCACTTCTTTTTCGATATATTCAGCCAATTCTTTATCTTGTCTGTTTGCAAAAGCAAGTAGCATTTCTCTGGTTACATCACCATTGTGCTGAATATTGTCGCAAGACATTACCGTAAAAGCAGGTAAGCCAAGATTGCGTCTTTTTTTAATGGCAGCCGTTAAAAAACCGTAAATGGTTTTAGGGTCATTCGGATGCTGTAATTCGTGCTGTACATCTGTATTATCAAAATCAAAATCACCTGTGGAAGAGTTGAAATTATAGCCTCCTTCGGTAATCGTTAATGATACTATTTTTGTATCAGGATGCGCCATTTGGTCAATAACTACATCGGGAGTTTCATGACCAAGTTTAAAGTCAATAATAGAACCAATTACTTGTGAATCTATCTTACCATCAGGATGATTTACAATTAACGTATATAACCCGTCTTGTTTTTGAAGAACATCATGAATTTTTTGGTCTCCTTTTCGAAGGCCAATGCCACAGATACCCCATTCAGCAGCATCTCCCTTTTCTTGTAAAAGGTGAGTATAGTATGCTTGGTGAGCTCTATGAAAACCCCCAACACCAACATGTACAATACCAGGTTTTAGCAATGCTCTATCAAATGTAGGTGTTGGTAATTGATTGCTTATTTCTGCCAAGTTCTTTGTGTTCAGCATGATTTCTTTTTTCATTTTTAGCTTAATTTTTTTGATTTTCCACGTAGTAATACCCAGTATGCCGTTATAAAATAGGTAACCGTACAAACAAATGCATACGTGTAAAACAGCTCTCTATTAGTAATATAGCTGTTCTTATTGGCGCTGTCAAAAAGAACAATACTTGCTAATACCAAGGTAATTATTAGCGCTACAATTGACACCAGTTTTAAAAACTTAGAGAATAGCGAGGTGTCATTATTTGGTTTAGTTTTTAATTTGCTTTTTTCCTCTTGAAAAGCCACAATTTTTTCATTTCGTATTTCTTCTTTTTCTTCTGCCTCAGGATATTTCTCTTTTGCTCCATAACGACCCGCAAAGAACGTGTAGACTCCGATAGTGAAAACCCATGTTGGTATAAATAAATAGAAGAAAGACATTACATTTAAAGCGTTCAAGCCAAAGCCGAATACTAATCCTAGTCCCCATGAAACAATAGCGGGTGTGCTAAAGGTTAAATTGCTGTAAGATGACCAATAACGAGTGTATCCAATTCTTGGGAATATTTGATGTTCTGCAAATACTATTGCCCCAACAGGAACTACTAATAGACCAGCATAGGTTAACAGCGGTAAAATCTGTGAGAAAACAAAAGGGAAACATGCTATGGCTATAGTTATTAAACCAACCACTATAGTTGTCTTTTTTCGTGAATGATTGTGAAAAATTGCTTGCGCTGCTAATCCCGCTCTATATAAATTGGTAATTGCCGTGGTCCAACCTGCTACGATTACGATAACAAAACCAGACCATCCTAAGGCATAAAAAGCAACATCGCCGGGATCCAATTCTACGATTGATTTTCCTAAGATTACTGCTGCACCTGCTCCCATAATTCCGGCTGCTATCCAGGCAACATAATGTCCGAACATCATACCAGTACTGGTTGCGAGTCCGTAAGATTTCTTCTTGGCAAAACGTAATAACGCCATATCTATTAATCCAAAATGGGTAATAGTGTTTGCTGCCCAGGCGAATCCTATGACCTCAACAAGTCCAATACCGGTTTCTCCAGTACTATCAATTCCTGTCCATATCGATTTATCTCCGAGCGATATCAAATCATTCCATCCGCTTGGTAAAGTTGTTCCTAAAACATCTAAAGATAAAGCTGGAAGTAAAACCATTGCACCACTGGTGAACATTACGAAAAGCCATGGAGCACATATCCCTGAAAATTCTGATACTGCATTAAATCCGTATAAAGCAATTGATACAACAACTAAACCTACACAAAATACTATAATTACAAACCACATATTGGTGGGATACCAGTTCAATTGTGCGGGTATATCGAAAGCAAACCTCACTGCGGTGGCAGAAACAGTAATCATAGCGGCCGATATAACTGAGAAAATAATAACGTTTGCCCAATTGTAAAGCTTCGTCATAGAATCTCCAGCAATTTTATTTAGGTAGGTGTATAAGCTTAACCTAGTTTCTACGGCAATGGGTGAAGTAATGAACGTCCAGCTTAAAACTGCCAGAATATTTCCTATTAACAAACCCAAAATAATATCCATTGTTTTGGCTCCTAATGCTACAAACGTAGCTCCAATTACAAA
The genomic region above belongs to Maribacter hydrothermalis and contains:
- the uvrA gene encoding excinuclease ABC subunit UvrA; protein product: MINFEENIEVKGARVHNLKNIDVTIPRDKLVVITGLSGSGKSSLAFDTIYAEGQRRYIETFSAYARQFLGGLERPDVDKIDGLSPVIAIEQKTTSKSPRSTVGTITEIYDFLRLLFARAADAHSYNTGEKMVSYSDEQIKNLIIESYSDKKINILAPVIKSRKGHYRELFEQIAKQGFVKVRVDGEVKDIVKGMKVDRYKTHDIEIVIDRLKVVESEDFNKRLSETINTAMYSGDNVLMVLEEGTDIPRYFSRDLMCPSTGISYPNPEPNTFSFNSPKGMCPNCSGLGHVYEVNEKKIFPDKKLSIKAGGIAPLGDYKKSWAFKQIETIAERYNFQITDPIEKIPTEAIQILLNGGKESFEVDSKTLGVKRTYKIDYEGISNFIKNQFEEAATTSIKRWAKEYMDKIICPTCEGFRLKKESLYFKIEDKNIAELANLDIVELANFFNELDEILKGNQLKIAEEIIKEINTRIQFLLDVGLDYLSLNRSSKSLSGGEAQRIRLATQIGSQLVGVLYILDEPSIGLHQRDNERLIKSLESLRDIGNSVIVVEHDRDMIERADHVIDIGPKAGKNGGEIISQGTPDQLMNFNTLTADYMTGAKKIAVPKKRRVGNGHEIVLTGCTGNNLKNVTVKFPLGKMIGVTGVSGSGKSTLINETLYPIMNAHYFNGVKIPMPYKKITGLEHIDKVIDINQSPIGRTPRSNPATYTGVFSEIRSLFTKTTEASIRGYKPGRFSFNVKGGRCETCQGGGLRVIEMNFLPDVYVECETCNGKRFNRETLEIRYKGKSISDVLEMTIDEAVSFFELIPKIHRKLKTIQDVGLGYISLGQQSTTLSGGEAQRIKLATELSKRDTGNTFYILDEPTTGLHFEDIRVLMEVLNKLADKGNTVLVIEHNMDVIKMVDYIIDIGYEGGRSGGQLVAKGTPEEVAKDKKSYTATFLKRELAF
- a CDS encoding purine-cytosine permease family protein, producing MSINNDYTTFESLNEEQLPVAKHKLHDWTHFAGLYAAEHVAATEFVIGATFVALGAKTMDIILGLLIGNILAVLSWTFITSPIAVETRLSLYTYLNKIAGDSMTKLYNWANVIIFSVISAAMITVSATAVRFAFDIPAQLNWYPTNMWFVIIVFCVGLVVVSIALYGFNAVSEFSGICAPWLFVMFTSGAMVLLPALSLDVLGTTLPSGWNDLISLGDKSIWTGIDSTGETGIGLVEVIGFAWAANTITHFGLIDMALLRFAKKKSYGLATSTGMMFGHYVAWIAAGIMGAGAAVILGKSIVELDPGDVAFYALGWSGFVIVIVAGWTTAITNLYRAGLAAQAIFHNHSRKKTTIVVGLITIAIACFPFVFSQILPLLTYAGLLVVPVGAIVFAEHQIFPRIGYTRYWSSYSNLTFSTPAIVSWGLGLVFGFGLNALNVMSFFYLFIPTWVFTIGVYTFFAGRYGAKEKYPEAEEKEEIRNEKIVAFQEEKSKLKTKPNNDTSLFSKFLKLVSIVALIITLVLASIVLFDSANKNSYITNRELFYTYAFVCTVTYFITAYWVLLRGKSKKLS
- a CDS encoding mannitol dehydrogenase family protein, translating into MKKEIMLNTKNLAEISNQLPTPTFDRALLKPGIVHVGVGGFHRAHQAYYTHLLQEKGDAAEWGICGIGLRKGDQKIHDVLQKQDGLYTLIVNHPDGKIDSQVIGSIIDFKLGHETPDVVIDQMAHPDTKIVSLTITEGGYNFNSSTGDFDFDNTDVQHELQHPNDPKTIYGFLTAAIKKRRNLGLPAFTVMSCDNIQHNGDVTREMLLAFANRQDKELAEYIEKEVGFPNSMVDRITPVTTQADIDYLESTYNVKDEWPVTCEPFIQWVIEDNFSNGRPEFEKVGVQFVPDVKPYEKMKLRLLNAGHSVLGILGAIHGHPTINACMEDDLFVTYLRAFMDEEATPVLDKLEGIDLTAYKDSLQERFANPNIKDSVSRICSESSAKLPKFLIATIQDNLAKGGSITYATLVIAAWCYYSDKGIDKNGNPIEIIDATQEQLHAAASKTNTDPLAFIRQESIFGNLINEEKFTSLYSELVQQIYTDSDIKKHMTKLI